Genomic DNA from Gimesia aquarii:
GCATATTTTCCATGTGGAACCTCAAAGCTAATATCTTTCAGATTGAAATCGCCAACTTGTACACAGAGTTTGTCTACGCGAATCATAACTCTTCTAATCAGATACAAAGTATCCCGACCACCGGCCTCTCATCACTTTATATTTTCAAATGCTAAATGCCCGCACCACGAGTCAAACCAAACATTCTGGCAATAACTAACACGATTAAAGCAGAAACAACCATAATGAGCGAAGCAGCAACGGCTCCTTCAATATTACCAACAGTGAGTTCTAAAAATACGGTCGTCGGCAGAACTTCTGTTTTCATACGTGTGGCACCCGAAAAAATCAGAATCGGTCCGAACTCTCCCAGAGAACGAGCCCAGGCAAGCGTCGCAGCCGCCAACAACCCTCGATATGCCTGGGGAAAGACAACACGCCAAAACGCTTGCCCACGATTACAACCAAGTGTCAGTGCCACCTGTTCATAACGCGGTCCTATTTGATCAAATGTTACTCTCATTGTTCTGACCGCAAAAGCACAGGCGACCATAAATTGAGCCAAAATCACACTGGGTATTTCGTAAGTGACTCCAATGGGTGTCCCAAAAATCAGTTTTGTCATTTTACGAATCGCGTCATCGAGAGAGTCGCCCGGGGTGAGATAGATTTCTTTGCCAAATCTAGCTTCTGAAATCGATTTCATCAAATCATTCACCCATTCAAATCGAGGAACCTCAACTTGAAACAAAATCAATAAACACAAACCGATCACGAGAGGAGGTAACACGATGGGAATATCCAAAACGGCGTCAATAAATGTTTTGCCCCAAAAATTGTGACGCGACATTAAATATCCAATTGGAACAGAAACCCAGAGAGAAAGAATAGTTGTGATGGAACATGAGACCAGACTAAGCCAAATCGCATACCGAATTTCTGGCTCAGCAAATGCGCCCCAGATATGATCAGGAGTGGTGTAGGTCGTCTCAGCCAACAACATTGACACAATCAACAAGATATAAATCCCGCTGATTGCAATAAAAATGAAATAGAAGGGAATATCAGAGCGCAACTTGAACGTCTTTGAATGATCGTCAGATAACTTCTTAGTCATAGCGACTCCGGAGTAATACGCCAACGAAACCCTTTAGATTCAAACATGGCGCGAGAAGATTCCGAAGTTAATTGATCGACTAAACGCTGCATCAAGTTGGGATATTTTGTGGAGTTCAAGATTGCAATCGGCTGCTCTGCCATTGGTCGTCCCTCTTTGATTTCGACGACATCCAGCTTATCAGAGACCTTGGAAATGTTAGCACGGTAAACAATAGCTGCATCTAAAGAACCGGTTCTCAACTGATTGACCAGTAGATCAGCTGTTGGCGTGTTTGTTTTCACATTAGGTTGAATCGCATCATAAAGACTTTTGTCTTTGAGTCGGAGTGGCCCTAATAATTTTTTCGTCAATGCTCCGAGTGCACTTTGCTCATGATGAGCGATGCCCACTTTGAGATTTTCACTGGCCAAATCGTAGACAGACTTAATTTTTTTAGGATTTCCTTTTTCGACGATCAGAATCATATCTGTTTCTGAAACGGTCAATGGCAGGGAAAACTGAGGTTGAACCTGTACCATGTAAGATGTATCACAGGCAAAATAAGCATCGGGGCGCTGACCACTGTTAATTTGCCCTACTAAGATTCCACAACCATTATAAACTACATTGATTGAGACACCTTCACGCTTTTCAAATTCCTTTAAGGTATCCTGTATTGCCAATCGGTTGACACCTCCGCTAAATAAAAGAATTTCAGGGTGTGGCTCCCAAGCATCGCCTTTTACAGTCTGATATCCCATATCGGAGAATTGTTTCTGCCCTTTTTCCTTTGCCTGTAGATATCGAGCGAACATTAATGCCTGCTGAGGTTTTTTAGAGGAAGTTAAAACACCAACAGTTACGTTTTTTACTGCCTGAGAAAGCTCAGGAACTTCAACGATCTCCGCTTGATCACCATGTTGATTCACTGTTGCATCCCAGACAATTCCGGCATCGACAGTTCCTATCAGGATATCGTTCGCCACTTCAGACACGGTTGGCTTAAAAACTCGTGCAGACTTTGAAATGCCATCCCACTTGTTGGATTTTTCTAATATCTTTTTTGTCAGTTTTCCAACCGATGCTGCATCGGGATTTGCCAAGGCGAAAGTCACTCCTTCTTTTGTCAGATCATCGAGTGACTTGATGTTTTGGGGGTTGCCTTTTTTGACCATAATTACCGGATGTAACTTCGCAACAGGAATCGCTTCTTTGACAAGATCTTTTTCACGGGCAATATCGATATAACTGGTATCTGCCGCTAGATACAAGTCTCCCGTTTTTGCAACTCGCAAGTTACTCAACAATGTACCAGAACCACCATATTGCAATTTAACAGGCACACCATATTCTTCTTCCGCAAATTGTGCTGCAGTAGCTGCCACCGGAGGTTTGATTCCTGCAGCACAGTACATAAGCAGTGACTCATCATCAGTATTTTCTGATGACTGTTCTGGAGAAGCATAAAAGAGTAGCCCCAGCATGAATATCAAAAGAATAAAAGACCCGCCCACAAGCACCAACCCATTATTGAGTTTTCCGCCTGGAAATGTGTATCGATCTATAGAATTCGAGTTCTGACTGCGTAATTGCTTCATTACGTCTTCCAACAAATATAAACTGGTTTTCTCTTAAGAAGTCATCAATGTTTCGGTTTCTTCACTGGGAATCAGTCGGCCTTCTTTGATCCCCAGTACTTTTTGAGCAGACTTTACAGCCTGATCATCATGTGTGACCATCAACACACATCCGCCATCTTTTGTAAACTGATTTAAGGCATCGAGTACAATTTCGGAATTTTCCGAGTCCAGGTTTCCTGTGGGCTCATCAGCCAGCAAGACTTTAGGTTGATGGAACAAGGCTCTTGCCAACGCAACACGTTGTTTTTCCCCCGTACTCAATTCAGCAGGTGTATGGTGTAAACGATGTTCCAGACCAAAATGTGAGATCAATTCAGTAGCATGTTCTTTTGCCTGCGGGAAGCGGGTCGCTAATGCAGGAGTCAGAACGTTATCGAGCACATTAAAATAGGGAACCAGGTGAAACTGCTGAAAAACAAACCCGATATGAGTTGAGCGAAACCGGGCTCTTTCATCATTGGATAATTCATAGGGATTGGTGCCTTCGATTAATACACGACCTGAATCAGGACTCAATAATCCTCCCACCATTAAAAGCAAAGTTGACTTTCCACAACCACTGGGCCCTTTTATCGCAAGAAACTCACCGGCATCAACTGTCAGACTGATCCCATCAACGGCTCGTACTTGTTCCGCACTGGATTTGAATGACTTTGATAACTCTATTAATTCTAATAGCATACTGCTTCGATTACCCTTCTTGCAGAATTGTGGCAGGGTCCACTCTTGTTGCCAACAATGCGGGTACCCAACTGGAAAGACTCGCCAGAATTGGCGCAAAGACCAAGCTGAGTAGTAACCACCGCCCTGAAAACAGCACCTCTTCGGGATTGACTGATGCTGGCAAATTTCCCCAAGTTACGCCAATACCATATCCAACAAAGTATCCAATTAATGCGCCAACGAGACCAATCACAAATGCTTTGATGATAAAAATCCCAAAGACTTGGACAGACCGCAAACCAAGTGCACGCAGTACGCCAATCTCGGTTGAGCGTCGTCTCACATTTTCTAATGACAGAAACCCAATCCAGGCGCCGCACCCCAGCACCACTAAGGGAACAAGCACTGCCGCAAAATCGGCATGACGCTTAATCATCTGTAAACGATTCGTTTCTTCCTGTTTAAACGCTGCCACCGCACTCGCATGTGCCTGATTCCGAGCTTCTGCCCTCGCAAGAGCAGGAGGGCCTCTTTCAATGATCTGCGTTCCAGGAAGGATTTTCCCAATTTCATCACGAATCTGGGCAACTCGATCCTTCGCTTTACAATTGCATTCTAACGCTAGAATAGCATTTACCAGGTTTTGCATACCCAGCAGTTCTTGCGCCTCTTCAAGATTGATCCAAACAGTACTATCATCCGCCGTGCCACGCTCCGGATAACATTGAGTCACTTTGAAGTTCTTTCCCATAAGTTGAGTCTGATCACCAGGCTTCAGGCCTAACTTCTTCTGTATCTGATAGCCCATCACCATCGTACCTTTAGGAACTAGTTGCTGAAGCGGTTTTTTGAGAGCACGATGCAAAAGTGGCACTTCACCCCGCGTTCCGGTTAAAATGACGTCACACTTTTTTTCAGGCCAGGTTATTTTTTTAGCGACCATTGGTAGCAGGTGATTAACGGTTACTATCTTTGACTCAGCCAGCACTTTCACGTTTTCTTCTGGCATTGATCCCGAGACAATCCCCGTGAGATAAAACTCATTTAAATCCTGATTCGCCGGCAGAATCAGAATATTAAATCCTAATCCTTTAGTAATTTTCCGCATCGCATCTTCGAGTTCAGCACCAGCCTGTTTGACATCCTTCGCTTTCTGTTCCAGGATAAACGTTGTCTGAATTTCATCTGCTTGCAATAGTGTTAAAGATGCTATTAAACAAGCAACAGCAACTACAACCGAAGCTAATCCCAACAAAAAATTGATCTTGCGATGCTGCATTTCTTGAATGATGAGTCGGAATAAAGACATAACCGAGATTCTTTTCACTTATCAGGAATTGGAGATACCAAAACAGCTAAATAGAAAAAATTATTTTCGAGCCATCATGAAATAGCTTGCTCCTAAAACGAGCAAGATCATCAATGAAACTATGATTAACAAATTCTGCATGAGTGAGTTGCTCTGAGTCTTTTCAACAGAATCAGATTGGATTGTACTCATTTTTTCCGTGTGATCAGAAGGTAGAGGTGAGGTTGTATTGCCAGTCGCTTCGCCCGTTAATGAACTTTGAGGGTCTTTTATTTGGGTATTTTCAGACTGAGCATTTTCCTCATTCGAACCATTTTTGAGCATATTAGATGATTTCACGGATTCGGCCTTTTTATTTGTCTCACCAGAAAATCCAATCAGTCCTGTTAAAGGAGGTAGCTCTTTTTCATCTTGTGTCGTTGGAGATACCAGTTTTTCCCAATTCACGGCCATCAGTAAATCTGTTCCCGGGTTTTGATCTTTCACTTGGCATGTGCAAGGTCCCGTTAAATCTCGACACGCCTGTTCAATGGTCCCAGCATTGATTCCCTTACCAATCAAAGCATATAAAACTCGTCCTCGTCCAAACACAGGAAAGGCCATCGGCTCCTCTTTGAAATCTTTCAAATCATTTTCGGTGGCCAGCAACATTTTAGTGAAATAGGCTTCCGCAGAATCTTCACGTGAGCATTTTTCGACACTAAATTTCAACTTCAAACTATCTGGAGAAACGCTGACTAAACCTTGCTCGATATCAGCCTCTTCAATTTCAGGCAGTTTCAGAGTTTTTTCCATTCGCTTGAGTTCTTTGCTCAATAGCTCAAAAGCCGCTTTATCTTTTTCAGAATTGCCACTTTCCAGGAATACCCAAACAGCAGTTTGACCATCGATCAGTTGTTTTGCGACATTTTGTCGCAGAGGAGAATTAATTAATCGAACAAGATTTTCTTCAGTCAATTCTCCGGAAAGGAAACCCTCTGGAACAGGAGCGGGCAGGGGAGTGCGTACTACCATTAACGGCAAAGTTTCTGACTTTTGCTTTTTCCAGAGTTCAACATCTTTCGGATCCGGTTTCGAGTCTAAATTAACCAATTGAAGCTCAGCGTTGGCTGACTTTTGAGTGATTGCACCTTCTTTATTAAATAGTGAAACTATTTTTTGATGCTCTGGGCTGAGAGAACCGCGATAGAAAACAACAACGCTATATTTATCAGCGGGCCAACGTTCCAATGCATAACGAAAAACGGGAACTGAACAAGCCCAGATCACTGTTGCTGTCAAGAGAACACTAAGGACAGCCAGGGTTGCTATGAACCATCGCATGAATAAACCTTTCGAGGAGGGAAAGTATCGTCGGGCGGGTTGATGAACTTATCGAGTTTCTGTGATCAGCTAACCACAAATCCCGAAACACAATTCAGTTAATACTATGATGACATAATGTTATCTAATTGTGAAGAAAGGATGATTTCAATAGCAAAGTTTTATTTGAAGTGATTGAGAGTCAAAAAAAGACACTTTTGTCACTTTACCCACCCTCACTCAAATACACATGTTTACACCATCTCTCAAAACAAAGATAGTCATTGTTTAGAGCTACTTTCGAGAAGGCAATCAATAACCTAAATAGAGATGCCCTCTCGAAACGTCGCTGGCTAGAAGTCGGTTGAATGCAAATCAAAGAAAGCAAAGTGTCAAATTTCGCTCTGCAATTTTTTTAATCATTTCTTGCTGGTCAATTCTTGCTGGTCAATTTAAGGTCAACAGGTTTGCCAGGAGCAATAGTCGCCTTTAATTGGGAGTGGTCATAATCAGAATATTTACGAGGAAGCTGTTCCGTCGCCGGTGATTCAATCGGTGGTGTGGTATCTCCCTCAGGTACAGGAGACCCATCTGGCATCAATCGGTAGCTCACGGTGACTCGATAATTTCCAGCCGGAAGTCCTTCTCCACCTCGACTATAAATCACATTAAACTCTCCTCCCTCTTTTGTCCTAGCTTCTCCTCCCACTCCTGGTGTACTTTCCACAGGGATAAAGTGGAGATCGGCATTCGCCAATGGCTTTTCATTCAACGAAACCGTCCCCATCACAGCAGTTAACTCTGGCCCCGGATCCTGAGTCCCACAGCCAATCAGGAAACATAAAAAAATGATCAACACAACAGGCAAGAACGGGGCACACTTATTCGTCTCCATAAAGCACCTCTTACTTATTTTGAAAACTTAACTGAAATCAGAAATTTAAGGTACTTCTACAACGAAACCATCTGACATTGTTCCCAATCGTCTCAACAAAGTAAGATCTGTATTTTCAGAGATAAACCGGACGGCTCCATCACCGAATCCAAAATGTGCGCCGCCAGTATGCAAGCTTCCTACCTGTCCCCAGCTATTCAAATTTCCCACAGATGGTTTCGTCGCCCCTGTAGGAACATCCCAAACATTGATTCCCGGATCTACATCTCCACCAGTCGTTACCCACCCTCGCATCCCCCAGGCAGGTGGCTCTCCATTCGCAACAGTGCGGGTTGTTTCGCAAACCATAATCGTATTAGAACTGCCGTCTTTAATATCACTTATTTTTGCCCTGCTGTTTTCGCCGAAGATTTTCCTCGCAGTAACAGCCTGACCTGCCCAGATATTACAAGAAATTGTCTGATCCGCACTTAATTCATAATTGGTTTTTGCGGGACCTGGCGCTACTGAAGTTCCATAAGGCGCTCCCGTTCCCAAATGAGTGGTTCCATCATCGGAAGGACAGAGAAAGACATCTAAGAGAATAATCATTTCGTCTGCATTATCAGCAGGATTTCCTGCTAATGGAACTCCACTTCCCCCATAACTGCAACAGTAACCTGTATTCTGGGCACTATTAGCCGTAGCCTGATTAATTTGATTGTAGAGTGGAGCCTGATCCAGGAACGGAAGCAATAAAGACAAACCATTTTTATTATGCGTCGTTCGTCCTACTCTTTGTGCCGCTGTAGTAGTACACCATCCGTAATTGATCCCCGCCGGTGGAAACACGCGATGCGTTTCATGATAGTTGTGCAGCGCCAATGAAATCTGTTTCACCTTATTCTTACAACTGGCGCGCCGGGCAGCTTCGCGGGCTTGTTGCACTGCAGGAAGCAAAAGCGCAATTAAGATTGCGATAATAGCAATCACCACAAGTAACTCAATTAATGTAAAACCGAGTCGTCGAGAGGGGCCTGGTCTCATGAATCTCTCCTCGTACTAAATTTAATAGATAAGATAAATCTTGATAATATGACACTTGGCGCTGGTCTTAGTAAAACACCTCATCAAATTTATACAAAAGTAAAAATGTCGAATTTAAATTAAGATTAAATCTATAAATATCAATTAATTCATCTAACTCATAAACAAGATAATTAATATACATAAGTATTAATTATAAAGTATATAAAGTTATACAGTACAATCAACTTTTTTCACCCCGAATTAATTTTAATTACTAATAAATGCGGATAATTGAACGCCAATCATATTATGAACCAGAAGCCTCTTGCCTCTAAAGCATGCACATTCACAAATGAGGAATTGGAATGTGCGCGAGAACCAAATCAGGGCATGACGTAAGAATGCTCAAGATTATGCTGAGTTCACATTGA
This window encodes:
- a CDS encoding ABC transporter ATP-binding protein, yielding MLLELIELSKSFKSSAEQVRAVDGISLTVDAGEFLAIKGPSGCGKSTLLLMVGGLLSPDSGRVLIEGTNPYELSNDERARFRSTHIGFVFQQFHLVPYFNVLDNVLTPALATRFPQAKEHATELISHFGLEHRLHHTPAELSTGEKQRVALARALFHQPKVLLADEPTGNLDSENSEIVLDALNQFTKDGGCVLMVTHDDQAVKSAQKVLGIKEGRLIPSEETETLMTS
- a CDS encoding peptidase associated/transthyretin-like domain-containing protein gives rise to the protein METNKCAPFLPVVLIIFLCFLIGCGTQDPGPELTAVMGTVSLNEKPLANADLHFIPVESTPGVGGEARTKEGGEFNVIYSRGGEGLPAGNYRVTVSYRLMPDGSPVPEGDTTPPIESPATEQLPRKYSDYDHSQLKATIAPGKPVDLKLTSKN
- a CDS encoding ABC transporter permease: MSLFRLIIQEMQHRKINFLLGLASVVVAVACLIASLTLLQADEIQTTFILEQKAKDVKQAGAELEDAMRKITKGLGFNILILPANQDLNEFYLTGIVSGSMPEENVKVLAESKIVTVNHLLPMVAKKITWPEKKCDVILTGTRGEVPLLHRALKKPLQQLVPKGTMVMGYQIQKKLGLKPGDQTQLMGKNFKVTQCYPERGTADDSTVWINLEEAQELLGMQNLVNAILALECNCKAKDRVAQIRDEIGKILPGTQIIERGPPALARAEARNQAHASAVAAFKQEETNRLQMIKRHADFAAVLVPLVVLGCGAWIGFLSLENVRRRSTEIGVLRALGLRSVQVFGIFIIKAFVIGLVGALIGYFVGYGIGVTWGNLPASVNPEEVLFSGRWLLLSLVFAPILASLSSWVPALLATRVDPATILQEG
- a CDS encoding ABC transporter permease, which gives rise to MTKKLSDDHSKTFKLRSDIPFYFIFIAISGIYILLIVSMLLAETTYTTPDHIWGAFAEPEIRYAIWLSLVSCSITTILSLWVSVPIGYLMSRHNFWGKTFIDAVLDIPIVLPPLVIGLCLLILFQVEVPRFEWVNDLMKSISEARFGKEIYLTPGDSLDDAIRKMTKLIFGTPIGVTYEIPSVILAQFMVACAFAVRTMRVTFDQIGPRYEQVALTLGCNRGQAFWRVVFPQAYRGLLAAATLAWARSLGEFGPILIFSGATRMKTEVLPTTVFLELTVGNIEGAVAASLIMVVSALIVLVIARMFGLTRGAGI
- the modA gene encoding molybdate ABC transporter substrate-binding protein codes for the protein MKQLRSQNSNSIDRYTFPGGKLNNGLVLVGGSFILLIFMLGLLFYASPEQSSENTDDESLLMYCAAGIKPPVAATAAQFAEEEYGVPVKLQYGGSGTLLSNLRVAKTGDLYLAADTSYIDIAREKDLVKEAIPVAKLHPVIMVKKGNPQNIKSLDDLTKEGVTFALANPDAASVGKLTKKILEKSNKWDGISKSARVFKPTVSEVANDILIGTVDAGIVWDATVNQHGDQAEIVEVPELSQAVKNVTVGVLTSSKKPQQALMFARYLQAKEKGQKQFSDMGYQTVKGDAWEPHPEILLFSGGVNRLAIQDTLKEFEKREGVSINVVYNGCGILVGQINSGQRPDAYFACDTSYMVQVQPQFSLPLTVSETDMILIVEKGNPKKIKSVYDLASENLKVGIAHHEQSALGALTKKLLGPLRLKDKSLYDAIQPNVKTNTPTADLLVNQLRTGSLDAAIVYRANISKVSDKLDVVEIKEGRPMAEQPIAILNSTKYPNLMQRLVDQLTSESSRAMFESKGFRWRITPESL
- a CDS encoding DUF1559 domain-containing protein, with the protein product MRPGPSRRLGFTLIELLVVIAIIAILIALLLPAVQQAREAARRASCKNKVKQISLALHNYHETHRVFPPAGINYGWCTTTAAQRVGRTTHNKNGLSLLLPFLDQAPLYNQINQATANSAQNTGYCCSYGGSGVPLAGNPADNADEMIILLDVFLCPSDDGTTHLGTGAPYGTSVAPGPAKTNYELSADQTISCNIWAGQAVTARKIFGENSRAKISDIKDGSSNTIMVCETTRTVANGEPPAWGMRGWVTTGGDVDPGINVWDVPTGATKPSVGNLNSWGQVGSLHTGGAHFGFGDGAVRFISENTDLTLLRRLGTMSDGFVVEVP